One Branchiostoma lanceolatum isolate klBraLanc5 chromosome 18, klBraLanc5.hap2, whole genome shotgun sequence DNA window includes the following coding sequences:
- the LOC136424147 gene encoding CKLF-like MARVEL transmembrane domain-containing protein 7: MPILLWWFPAVVEDRETSSTTTTFPDGSQSTTQTVRSRMGLTIDKEFVKSVPGVLKLVQMFLCFMAFLLSEIGVCFWTCGAYNFFSFVTITSLLYELWIFLWYLSHGYMKISRVCWEKVDFIGTCVVIGLNLLASIILAAQAYDGTGSAAAAFGFFATISFIAGAYVTWKLWKEGQEKVRIAKLEAQAAAGSPDFEQGSPPPYDSAINPNAI; this comes from the exons GGAGACGTCTTCCACGACTACGACATTCCCAGATGGTTCACAGAGCACCACGCAGACCGTCCGCAGTCGGATGGGCCTCACCATCGACAAGGAGTTTGTGAAATCTGTGCCGGGAGTGCTCAAGCTGGTGCAGATG TTCCTGTGTTTCATGGCGTTCCTCCTGTCGGAGATCGGCGTGTGTTTCTGGACCTGCGGCGCGTACAACTTCTTCAGTTTCGTGACGATCACATCGCTGCTGTACGAGCTGTGGATATTCCTGTGGTACCTGTCACACGGGTACATGAAGATCAGCAGAGTCTGCTGGGAGAAAGTG GACTTCATTGGTACATGCGTGGTGATTGGACTAAATCTCCTGGCGTCCATTATCCTTGCGGCCCAGGCTTATGACGGCACCGGTAGTGCTGCTGCG GCCTTTGGTTTTTTCGCCACTATCTCCTTCATTGCTGGCGCTTACGTGACATGGAAACTATGGAAGGAGGGACAGGAAAAAGTGCGGATAGCGAAACTCGAAGCCCAGGCAGCCGCTGGCTCACCCGATTTCGAGCAGGGCTCCCCTCCCCCTTACGACTCAGCCATCAACCCCAACGCTATATAA
- the LOC136424226 gene encoding TAF5-like RNA polymerase II p300/CBP-associated factor-associated factor 65 kDa subunit 5L gives MKRVKSEDIQSAVFQYLKKRQYSDSDTTFKKEQKLSQTVSEMAVQGAVLSESGVSTSFTFSSCDPDPTLYEDQYSGLKVLIDDAPQAHQSELTVLLYPMFVHLHLDLVCNGHRDAAEAFFTRHHGNFLVDNMEWYELIEELAGVMCKQDLFTKPKVKAFRETKYAISLSDKSFQYLLRYLQSDDNLILLRLFNTYLHVNVKPTQNGDLDLYSDKRGGGHEVNMATPPHTPDNKVQPGDVTQVSLQDCIRRVREGTPYLSSVCLYSFHNTFQGLNTAAVSDDSRFVCGVFDDSTVKVWSGLSRKLKAAHHSVDVSRINLAGDVLDDKVREDNVGQEVKHMRGHSGPVYGTSFLPNNTFLLTCSEDTTVRLWNLSTFTNDVQYKGHSYPVWDIDTSPLGAYFVSCSQDRTARLWALDRTFPLRIFAGHSQDVDCVKFHPNCNYIATGSSDRTVRLWSVQDGKFVRIFHGKDGHKGTIFSLAFSPDGKHLASAGEDKCVRVWDLTSGDMLKELRAHTESIYSISYSRDGTMLASAGGDSVIRVWDMRPNIPDKESDGQPPELLHSYPTKTSSLHMLKFSPSDLLIAAGSAKGD, from the exons atgaaacgcGTAAAAAGCGAGGATATTCAGTCCGCTGTGTTTCAGTATCTGAAGAAAAGACAATATTCG GACAGTGACACGACCTTTAAGAAGGAGCAGAAGCTGAGTCAGACGGTGTCAGAGATGGCGGTACAGGGTGCCGTACTGTCTGAGTCGGGGGTCAGCACTTCATTCACATTTAGCAGCTG TGATCCAGACCCTACCCTTTATGAAGACCAGTACAGTGG ACTCAAAGTACTCATAGATGATGCCCCACAAGCTCACCAG TCGGAGTTGACAGTTCTACTGTATCCCATGTTTGTACACCTACACTTGGACTTGGTCTGCAACGGACACAGGGATGCTG CTGAAGCATTCTTTACCCGTCACCATGGTAACTTCCTGGTGGACAACATGGAGTGGTACGAACTGATCGAGGAGTTGGCAGGGGTCATGTGTAAACAGGACCTGTTCACTAAACCCAAGGTCAAAGCCTTCAG aGAGACTAAGTATGCCATAAGTCTGTCAGACAAATCCTTCCAATATCTTCTGAGGTACCTACAG aGTGATGACAACCTCATTTTACTCAGACTGttcaacacctacctacatgtaaatg TGAAACCAACACAAAATGGTGACCTTGACTTGTACAGTGACAAGAGGGGTGGGGGGCATGAGGTTAACATGGCGACCCCACCCCACACGCCCGACAACAAGGTTCAGCCGGGTGACGTGACGCAGGTGTCGCTGCAGGACTGTATCCGGCGAGTACGGGAGGGAACGCCGTATCTGTCGTCAGTGTGTCTGTACAGCTTCCACAATACATTCCAAGG GTTAAACACAGCTGCAGTTTCCGATGACTCCAGGTTTGTGTGTGGAGTTTTTGACGACTCCACAGTGAAGGTTTGGAGCGGCTTGTCTCGAAAACTGAAAGCAGCTCATCACTCTGTGGACGTCTCAAGAATCAACCTTGCAGGGGATGTACTAGATGATAAAGTCAGAGAAGACAA TGTTGGACAGGAGGTGAAGCACATGCGTGGTCACAGTGGACCTGTCTACGGCACCTCTTTCCTCCCAAACAACACCTTCTTGTTAACCTGCTCTGAGGACACAACAG TACGACTATGGAATCTCTCAACTTTCACCAATGATGTCCAGTACAAAGGCCACAGCTATCCAGTATGGGACATAGACACCAG TCCGTTGGGTGCGTATTTCGTGAGCTGCTCCCAGGACAGAACCGCGAGACTCTGGGCACTGGACAGAACCTTCCCGCTCAGGATATTTGCTGGACATTCTCAAGACGTTGAC TGTGTGAAATTTCACCCAAACTGTAACTACATCGCCACGGGGTCTTCAGATCGTACGGTTCGTCTCTGGAGCGTCCAGGACGGCAAGTTTGTACGTATCTTCCACGGAAAAGATGGGCACAAA GGAACCATATTTTCTCTGGCATTTTCTCCTGATGGAAAGCACTTAGCATCTGCAG GTGAGGACAAGTGTGTTCGTGTGTGGGACCTGACGTCGGGCGACATGTTGAAAGAACTGCGCGCACACACCGAGAGTATCTACAGCATCAGCTACAGCCGGGACGGTACCATGTTAGCCTCGGCGGGGGGGGACAGCGTCATCAGGGTCTGGGACATGAGACCAAACATACCAGACAAAGA GTCAGATGGACAACCACCAGAGCTCCTACACAGCTACCCCACCAAGACCTCCTCTCTACACATGCTGAAGTTTTCCCCCTCGGATTTACTGATAGCTGCAGGGTCCGCCAAGGGGGACTGA